One segment of Desulfovibrio legallii DNA contains the following:
- a CDS encoding OsmC family protein, translating to MANITETYLGNRRVECVHTLSGTKLYTTPTPDHGGSGESFSPTDLCAAALGACAMSVLATYAENHGLDVSGTRLEIAKTMTAGSPSRIGRLEVIFHMPARPYSAKEKTVMERAAKTCGVHHSLHPAVEQVFTFDWPEAAPQA from the coding sequence ATGGCCAACATTACCGAAACCTATCTGGGCAACCGGCGTGTGGAATGCGTCCACACCTTGAGCGGCACCAAACTGTACACTACCCCCACCCCGGACCACGGCGGCTCCGGAGAGAGCTTTTCACCCACGGATCTTTGCGCTGCGGCCCTGGGGGCCTGCGCCATGAGCGTGCTGGCCACCTATGCCGAAAACCACGGCCTGGACGTGAGCGGCACGCGCCTGGAAATCGCCAAGACCATGACGGCCGGCAGCCCCAGCCGCATCGGCCGTCTGGAGGTCATTTTCCACATGCCCGCCCGGCCCTACAGCGCCAAGGAAAAAACCGTCATGGAGCGCGCGGCCAAAACCTGCGGCGTGCACCACAGCCTGCATCCGGCAGTGGAGCAGGTCTTCACCTTTGACTGGCCCGAAGCCGCGCCGCAGGCTTAG
- a CDS encoding aryl-sulfate sulfotransferase, with protein MGHPTIYPTGVTLYNPDKAWNGFTIIQAPDNGALLLGMNGHEIRMWKDVHGFPNKMFPGGMLMGSTGTRHPKHGLQDQLDLVQIDWDGNIVWKFDRAEFVEDPGQEPRWMARQHHDFQREGSSTGYYAPGSEPRIDSGNTLVLCHRNTVQPYISDKTLVDDVIYEVNWEGDILWEWACSDHVEEMGFSEEARNAMCRDPNYRGGTLMEDAPGVGDWMHVNSMSTLGPNKWFDAGDSRFHPDNIIIDGRETNIILILDKKTGKIVWRLGPDYNHTPEEKALGWIIGQHHAHMIPRGLPGEGNILVFDNGGWAGYGAPNPGAAHGVKAAQRDYSRVLEIDPVSLKVVWQYTPHEAGFLVPLDASRFYSPFISSAQRLPNGNTLICEGSDGRIFEVTSEHEIVWEYVCPYKGHISLPMNWVYRAYRLPYAWVPQAEAPAEKAIEPLSVKDFRVPGAAPFGPMSTVSVKGTIGYYSGAGHCVAATE; from the coding sequence ATGGGGCATCCCACTATTTATCCCACCGGCGTCACTCTGTACAATCCCGACAAGGCCTGGAACGGCTTCACCATTATTCAGGCTCCCGACAACGGGGCCCTGCTTCTGGGCATGAACGGGCATGAAATCCGCATGTGGAAAGATGTGCACGGCTTTCCCAATAAAATGTTCCCTGGCGGCATGCTCATGGGCAGCACCGGCACCAGGCACCCCAAGCACGGCCTGCAGGACCAGCTGGACCTGGTGCAGATCGACTGGGACGGCAATATCGTCTGGAAATTTGACCGGGCGGAATTTGTGGAAGACCCCGGCCAGGAGCCGCGCTGGATGGCCCGGCAGCACCACGATTTTCAGCGCGAGGGCAGCTCCACCGGCTACTATGCGCCCGGTTCCGAGCCCAGAATCGATTCCGGCAACACCTTGGTGCTTTGCCACCGCAATACCGTACAGCCCTACATCAGCGACAAAACCCTGGTGGACGACGTTATTTATGAAGTGAACTGGGAAGGCGACATTCTTTGGGAATGGGCCTGCTCGGATCATGTGGAAGAAATGGGCTTTTCAGAAGAAGCCCGCAACGCCATGTGCCGCGACCCCAACTACCGCGGCGGCACCCTGATGGAAGACGCCCCCGGCGTGGGCGACTGGATGCACGTCAACTCCATGTCCACCCTGGGCCCCAACAAGTGGTTCGACGCTGGGGACAGCCGCTTCCACCCCGACAACATTATCATTGACGGCCGCGAAACCAACATCATCCTGATTCTGGACAAAAAAACCGGCAAGATCGTCTGGCGTCTGGGCCCGGACTACAACCACACGCCGGAAGAAAAAGCTCTGGGCTGGATTATCGGGCAGCACCACGCGCACATGATTCCCCGCGGTCTGCCCGGCGAGGGCAACATCCTGGTTTTCGACAACGGCGGCTGGGCCGGTTACGGCGCGCCCAACCCCGGCGCGGCCCACGGCGTCAAGGCCGCGCAGCGCGACTACTCCCGCGTGCTGGAAATAGACCCCGTGAGCCTCAAGGTGGTCTGGCAGTACACCCCGCATGAGGCCGGCTTCCTTGTCCCGCTGGACGCCAGCCGCTTCTACAGCCCCTTCATCAGCTCGGCCCAGCGTCTGCCCAACGGCAATACCCTCATTTGCGAGGGATCGGACGGCCGTATTTTTGAGGTCACCAGCGAACACGAGATCGTCTGGGAATACGTCTGCCCCTACAAAGGGCACATCAGCCTGCCCATGAACTGGGTGTACCGGGCCTACCGCCTGCCTTACGCCTGGGTGCCGCAGGCTGAAGCCCCTGCGGAAAAGGCCATTGAACCCCTGAGCGTCAAGGACTTCCGCGTGCCGGGTGCAGCGCCCTTTGGCCCCATGAGCACGGTTTCCGTCAAGGGCACCATCGGCTACTACAGCGGCGCGGGCCACTGCGTGGCCGCCACCGAGTAG
- a CDS encoding Crp/Fnr family transcriptional regulator yields the protein MSFTELVGQNMCWRTVAPARPRLWKKGHKFNDDVPQMFFVVSGRVRLMALAEEGGEKTLWYLRDGCCFNETPLFAINGGMDMRIMGDARFYHECVEDSYLCAFSVEDVLRLGARQPELLLNLCHSFSFKVTLLSQQVVSLSLESQMTRVCKFLASRIVPGSQPLRARRDMSYREMADLLGMHRISLYKILRQAQGRGLLRFDKNSEDVLILQPAEFFKEAHLPPAACGGRN from the coding sequence ATGTCCTTCACCGAACTCGTTGGGCAGAACATGTGCTGGCGCACGGTAGCGCCGGCCAGGCCCAGACTGTGGAAAAAAGGCCACAAATTTAACGACGACGTGCCGCAGATGTTTTTTGTGGTCAGCGGCCGGGTACGGCTCATGGCCCTGGCGGAGGAAGGCGGCGAAAAAACGCTCTGGTATCTGCGCGACGGCTGCTGCTTTAACGAAACGCCCCTGTTTGCCATAAATGGCGGCATGGACATGCGCATCATGGGCGACGCCCGTTTTTATCACGAATGCGTGGAGGACAGCTACCTCTGCGCCTTCAGCGTCGAGGACGTGCTGCGGCTGGGCGCGCGGCAGCCGGAGCTGCTGCTCAACCTCTGCCACAGTTTCAGCTTCAAGGTGACCCTGCTGTCGCAGCAGGTGGTTTCGCTGAGCCTAGAATCCCAGATGACCCGCGTCTGCAAGTTCCTGGCTTCGCGCATTGTGCCGGGCTCGCAGCCCCTGCGTGCCCGGCGGGACATGTCCTACCGCGAAATGGCCGACCTGCTGGGCATGCACCGCATTTCCCTCTACAAAATCCTGCGTCAGGCACAAGGCCGGGGGCTCCTGCGCTTTGACAAGAACAGCGAGGACGTCCTCATCCTCCAGCCCGCAGAATTTTTCAAAGAAGCGCACCTGCCCCCCGCCGCCTGCGGCGGCCGGAACTGA